The following are from one region of the Segatella oris genome:
- a CDS encoding YfhO family protein, translating into MKALKEYLPDLLVVIIFAVISFAYFFPADVDGRILYRHDASAGRGAGQETAEYHERTGKVSRWTNATFSGMPTYQTAPSYKSVSVLNQAVKAYHLWLPENVWYVFAYLLGFYILLRAYDFRRALAVLGSIIWAFSSYFFIIIAAGHIWKVMALAYLPPLIAGIVLSYRGKYLWGFIVTAIFAAFEVDANHVQMTYYYLFIILFMIIAYLVDAVRKKTMKQFMKATAVCAAGALIGVLMNISNLYHTWQYAQESMRGKSELVKKNAANQTNSGLDRDYITQWSYGVDETWTLLVPNTKGGASVPLAANTEAMKIADPNFMQIYQQLGQYWGEQPGTSGPVYVGAFVLMLFVLGLFIVKGPTKWALLAATVLSVLLSWGRNFMPFTNFFLDYIPMYSKFRTVASILVIAEFTIPLLAMMTLKKIVDEPDILTKKIKYVYISFGLTAGIALLFALMPTLFFSDFISSSEMQALKSIPAEYLTPLLSNLRSIRESIFTADCWRSFWIIVIGTLCLFLYKMKKLRVEFMMIAITVLCLADMWQVNKRYLNDGMFVEKSVREQAQPMTQTDRQILQDKALDYRVLNFASNTFNENETSFYHKSIGGYHAAKLRRYQELIDAYISPEMQKTMPAIAQAGGDMTKVNGNSIFPVLNMLNAKYFIVPLQSNQTVAIQNPYVYGNAWFVDKITYVKNANEELDGLGKLDLRHEAIADARFRSQLGESKAQDSTSIVKITAYEPNQLTYDVRSATGGIVVFSEIFYPEWTATVDGKAVELGRVNYVLRALNVDKGHHTVVLTFDPKSVKQTETVAYLSYGVLLLVVLLGVYFKRKQPHPQPLPEEGGE; encoded by the coding sequence ATGTAGACGGACGCATACTCTACCGACATGACGCATCGGCGGGACGTGGAGCAGGACAGGAAACGGCTGAATATCACGAGCGTACCGGTAAGGTTTCGCGTTGGACTAACGCCACTTTCAGTGGTATGCCGACTTATCAGACGGCGCCATCTTACAAGAGTGTAAGTGTGCTTAATCAAGCAGTGAAGGCCTATCATCTGTGGCTTCCAGAGAACGTTTGGTATGTCTTTGCCTATCTTCTGGGCTTCTATATCCTGCTTCGAGCCTATGATTTCCGACGGGCTTTAGCCGTTTTAGGTTCTATCATATGGGCTTTCTCATCGTATTTCTTTATTATCATCGCTGCCGGACACATCTGGAAGGTGATGGCTTTGGCCTATCTTCCACCGCTGATAGCAGGCATCGTGCTCTCTTATCGGGGCAAATATCTATGGGGGTTCATTGTCACGGCAATCTTTGCAGCCTTTGAAGTTGATGCCAATCATGTGCAGATGACCTATTATTATCTGTTCATCATCCTCTTTATGATTATTGCTTATTTGGTCGATGCTGTCAGAAAGAAGACCATGAAGCAGTTTATGAAGGCCACAGCTGTATGTGCTGCGGGTGCATTGATTGGTGTGTTGATGAATATTTCCAACCTTTATCACACCTGGCAGTATGCTCAAGAGAGCATGAGAGGCAAGAGTGAACTCGTCAAAAAGAATGCAGCCAATCAGACTAACAGCGGACTTGACCGCGATTATATTACGCAGTGGAGCTATGGTGTGGATGAAACTTGGACGCTGCTCGTGCCTAATACCAAGGGCGGAGCATCGGTTCCGCTGGCTGCCAACACTGAGGCCATGAAGATTGCCGACCCGAATTTCATGCAAATTTATCAGCAGTTGGGGCAGTATTGGGGCGAACAGCCGGGCACAAGTGGGCCAGTCTATGTGGGCGCTTTCGTGCTGATGCTTTTCGTCTTGGGCCTGTTTATCGTGAAAGGTCCCACGAAATGGGCGTTATTGGCAGCCACGGTGTTGAGCGTTTTGCTTTCGTGGGGGCGTAATTTCATGCCGTTTACCAACTTCTTCCTTGACTACATACCGATGTACAGCAAGTTCCGAACGGTGGCATCTATACTTGTTATTGCCGAGTTTACCATACCGTTGCTGGCTATGATGACGCTGAAGAAGATTGTAGACGAGCCGGATATTCTGACAAAGAAAATCAAATATGTCTATATCAGCTTTGGTCTGACGGCCGGCATTGCCCTGCTCTTTGCCCTCATGCCGACGCTTTTCTTCTCTGATTTCATTTCAAGTTCAGAGATGCAAGCCCTGAAATCAATCCCTGCCGAATATCTTACGCCACTGCTGTCCAACCTGAGAAGCATCCGCGAAAGCATATTCACGGCCGACTGTTGGCGGTCGTTCTGGATTATCGTTATCGGCACATTGTGTCTCTTCCTCTACAAGATGAAGAAGCTGCGGGTAGAGTTTATGATGATTGCAATTACTGTTTTGTGTCTTGCCGACATGTGGCAAGTGAACAAACGCTACCTCAATGACGGCATGTTTGTAGAGAAGAGCGTGCGCGAACAGGCACAGCCGATGACGCAGACCGACCGTCAGATACTGCAAGACAAGGCCTTGGACTATCGTGTTCTGAACTTTGCAAGCAATACGTTCAACGAGAATGAAACCAGTTTCTATCATAAGAGTATCGGCGGATATCATGCTGCCAAGCTACGCAGATACCAGGAATTGATTGATGCTTACATCAGTCCTGAGATGCAAAAGACCATGCCCGCCATCGCACAGGCAGGCGGAGACATGACCAAGGTCAATGGAAACAGCATCTTCCCTGTGCTGAACATGCTCAATGCCAAATACTTCATTGTGCCTCTCCAGAGCAATCAGACGGTGGCAATACAGAACCCTTACGTCTATGGCAATGCTTGGTTTGTGGATAAAATCACTTATGTGAAGAATGCAAATGAAGAACTTGACGGACTTGGAAAACTTGACTTGCGCCATGAAGCCATTGCCGACGCACGCTTCCGGAGTCAGTTGGGCGAGTCAAAAGCCCAAGACAGCACGTCAATCGTAAAGATAACAGCCTACGAACCCAATCAACTCACGTATGATGTGCGTAGTGCTACGGGGGGAATTGTGGTCTTTTCCGAGATATTCTATCCCGAATGGACGGCTACAGTCGACGGGAAAGCCGTGGAGTTAGGCCGTGTAAACTATGTACTTCGCGCGCTGAATGTTGACAAGGGGCATCATACGGTGGTGCTTACCTTTGATCCAAAGAGTGTAAAGCAAACCGAAACCGTGGCTTATCTCTCTTATGGTGTGCTGCTGTTGGTAGTGCTTCTGGGTGTCTATTTCAAGAGAAAGCAGCCTCACCCCCAGCCCCTCCCCGAAGAGGGAGGGGAGTAA